In a genomic window of Nitrospirota bacterium:
- the pilM gene encoding type IV pilus assembly protein PilM, producing MFTPKRQLVGLDIGSSGIKLVQLKESRGRYILQKFGFKPLEPEVIVDGTVMDEGRVVSAIKELFEETKIKVKQVAVSISGHAVIIKKISLPPMPEEELEGQVRLAAEQYIPFDINEVNIDFSVLPSSEATGDTQGEMSIILVAAKKDKINELTELVKGAGLLPIVMDVDAFAIENMHAINYPVSQEETTALVNIGASVMNVNIVRGGTSLFTRDIPIGGNRYTEAIQRELGMSYDEAEETKKGGRSVGSNEATLTTVVDSVNAEVASEIARTIDYFKSTMSDVDVQQVLLCGGGAQVKGLVPQLSDRMQAIVEVANPFGEIDTSGSGFDQNELAEMAPLAAVGVGLALRSVGDR from the coding sequence ATGTTCACCCCGAAGCGGCAGCTCGTCGGGTTGGATATCGGGTCAAGCGGGATCAAACTCGTTCAGTTGAAAGAAAGCCGTGGGCGATACATTCTCCAGAAGTTTGGCTTCAAACCACTCGAGCCGGAGGTCATCGTCGATGGCACGGTGATGGATGAGGGGCGAGTGGTATCGGCGATTAAGGAGTTGTTTGAGGAAACGAAGATCAAGGTGAAGCAAGTTGCGGTGTCGATTTCCGGCCACGCGGTGATTATTAAAAAAATCAGCCTGCCGCCGATGCCTGAAGAGGAGTTGGAAGGGCAGGTACGGCTTGCTGCGGAGCAGTACATCCCCTTCGACATAAATGAAGTGAACATCGACTTCAGCGTATTGCCTTCTTCGGAAGCAACGGGTGATACCCAGGGAGAGATGTCGATCATTCTCGTAGCAGCCAAGAAGGACAAGATCAATGAGCTGACCGAACTTGTCAAAGGGGCCGGGCTGCTTCCGATCGTCATGGATGTCGATGCTTTCGCAATCGAAAACATGCATGCGATCAACTACCCCGTTTCGCAGGAGGAAACGACCGCGCTCGTCAATATCGGCGCGAGTGTCATGAATGTCAATATTGTTCGAGGCGGCACCTCGCTGTTTACGCGTGATATTCCCATCGGGGGAAATCGCTATACGGAAGCGATTCAGCGGGAATTGGGGATGTCCTATGATGAAGCAGAGGAAACGAAGAAAGGCGGGCGTTCGGTGGGGAGCAATGAGGCCACATTGACGACGGTCGTCGACAGTGTCAATGCAGAGGTGGCGTCGGAAATTGCTCGGACCATCGATTATTTCAAGTCAACCATGTCGGATGTGGATGTTCAGCAGGTGCTTTTGTGCGGAGGGGGCGCGCAGGTCAAGGGTTTGGTCCCGCAGCTGAGTGACCGGATGCAAGCCATTGTCGAAGTTGCGAATCCGTTCGGTGAAATCGACACCTCAGGAAGTGGTTTTGATCAGAATGAGCTAGCTGAAATGGCTCCGCTG